One Euphorbia lathyris chromosome 1, ddEupLath1.1, whole genome shotgun sequence DNA segment encodes these proteins:
- the LOC136231775 gene encoding ATPase 4, plasma membrane-type — MEEKGEVLEAVLKETVDLENIPIEEVFENLRCSREGLTTQAAEERLTIFGHNKLEEKRESKFLKFLGFMWNPLSWVMEAAAIMAIALANGGGKPPDWQDFVGIITLLIINSTISFIEENNAGNAAAALMARLAPKAKVLRDGRWGEHDAADLVPGDIVSIKLGDIVPADARLLEGDPLKIDQSSLTGESLPVTKGPGDGVYSGSTCKQGELEAVVIATGVHTFFGKAAHLVDTTNQVGHFQQVLTAIGNFCICSIAVGMVIEIIVMYPIQDREYRPGIDNLLVLLIGGIPIAMPTVLSVTMAIGSHRLSQQGAITKRMTAIEEMAGMDVLCSDKTGTLTLNKLTVDKNLIEVFVKGVDADAVVLMAARASRIENQDAIDTAIVGMLADPKEARAGIQELHFLPFNPTDKRTALTYLDSDGKMHRVSKGAPEQILHLAHNKSDIERRVHAVIDKFAERGLRSLAVAIQDVPEGRKESPGGPWQFVGLMPLFDPPRHDSAETIRRALNLGVSVKMITGDQLAIGKETGRRLGMGTNMYPSSALLGHDKDESIVALPVDELIEKADGFAGVFPEHKYEIVKRLQARKHICGMTGDGVNDAPALKKADIGIAVADATDAARSASDIVLTEPGLSVIISAVLTSRAIFQRMKNYTIYAVSITIRIVLGFMLLALIWEFDFPPFMVLIIAILNDGTIMTISKDRVKPSPLPDSWKLSEIFTTGIVLGSYLAMMTVIFFWAAYKTDFFPRVFGVSTLEKTAHDDFRKLASAIYLQVSTISQALIFVTRSRSWSFVERPGILLVVAFVIAQLVATLIAVYASWSFAAIEGIGWGWAGVIWLYNIIFYFPLDLIKFFIRYALSGRAWDLVIEQRIAFTRQKDFGKEQRELQWAHAQRTLHGLQPPDTKMFTERTHFTELNQMAEEAKRRAEIARLRELHTLKGHVESVVRLKGLDIDTIQQAYTV; from the exons ATGGAAGAGAAAGGTGAAGTTCTGGAGGCTGTCTTGAAGGAAACTGTTGATTTG GAAAATATACCCATTGAAGAAGTGTTTGAGAATTTGAGATGTAGCCGAGAAGGTCTTACTACTCAGGCTGCTGAGGAAAGGTTAACAATTTTTGGTCACAACAAACTTGAAGAGAAAAGG GAGAGTAAATTCTTGAAGTTTTTGGGGTTTATGTGGAATCCTCTGTCATGGGTGATGGAGGCTGCTGCTATTATGGCAATTGCGCTTGCAAATGGAGGA GGGAAGCCTCCAGATTGGCAAGATTTTGTGGGTATCATTACTCTGCTTATCATTAACTCAACGATTAGTTTCATTGAGGAAAATAATGCGGGTAATGCTGCGGCAGCTCTCATGGCTCGCCTAGCTCCAAAAGCTAAG GTTCTTCGGGACGGAAGGTGGGGCGAGCATGATGCTGCTGATTTAGTACCTGGTGATATTGTAAGTATCAAACTTGGAGATATTGTTCCAGCTGATGCTCGTTTACTTGAAGGAGACCCGCTTAAAATTGATCAG TCTTCACTTACAGGTGAGTCTCTTCCTGTGACGAAAGGACCTGGTGATGGTGTTTACTCTGGTTCCACATGCAAGCAGGGAGAGCTTGAAGCAGTGGTCATTGCAACTGGTGTCCATACCTTTTTTGGGAAGGCTGCCCACCTTGTCGATACCACTAACCAAGTTGGTCACTTCCAACAG GTGTTGACTGCTATAGGGAATTTCTGCATTTGCTCAATTGCTGTTGGGATGGTAATTGAGATTATTGTTATGTATCCCATTCAAGATCGGGAGTACCGTCCTGGAATTGACAATCTTCTTGTCCTTCTCATTGGAGGAATTCCAATTGCCATGCCTACTGTCCTGTCAGTGACAATGGCTATTGGTTCACATAGGCTATCTCAGCAG GGCGCTATCACTAAGAGAATGACTGCAATTGAAGAGATGGCAGGCATGGACGTGCTTTGTAGTGACAAGACTGGAACTCTCACATTAAACAAACTTACTGTTGACAAAAATCTCATTGAG GTTTTTGTCAAAGGAGTAGATGCAGATGCTGTTGTTTTGATGGCAGCTCGGGCCTCTAGAATAGAGAACCAGGATGCTATAGATACTGCTATAGTTGGAATGCTGGCTGATCCAAAAGAG GCTCGTGCTGGAATTCAAGAACTTCATTTCCTTCCTTTCAATCCTACTGACAAGCGCACAGCCTTGACATATCTTGACAGTGATGGTAAAATGCACAGAGTGAGTAAAGGAGCACCGGAGCAG ATTCTTCATCTTGCACACAACAAGTCAGACATTGAGCGCAGAGTTCATGCTGTAATTGACAAGTTTGCAGAGAGGGGTTTACGATCTCTTGCTGTTGCAATTCAG GATGTTCCAGAAGGTAGAAAAGAGAGTCCTGGAGGCCCTTGGCAGTTCGTTGGTCTTATGCCCCTCTTTGATCCACCTAGGCATGATAGTGCTGAGACAATAAGGAGAGCTTTGAATCTTGGTGTAAGCGTCAAAATGATTACAG GGGATCAATTGGCCATAGGAAAGGAAACTGGACGTCGGTTGGGAATGGGAACCAACATGTATCCTTCATCAGCGTTGCTAGGACACGACAAGGATGAGTCTATCGTTGCATTACCAGTTGATGAACTGATTGAAAAAGCTGATGGCTTTGCTGGTGTCTTCCCTG AGCACAAGTATGAGATTGTAAAACGATTGCAAGCTAGGAAACACATCTGTGGGATGACGGGTGATGGAGTCAATGATGCTCCTGCTCTTAAGAAGGCTGACATTGGGATTGCTGTTGCTGATGCAACTGATGCAGCTCGTAGTGCTTCTGATATAGTTCTTACGGAACCTGGCCTTAGTGTAATCATTAGTGCTGTCTTGACAAGTCGAGCAATTTTCCAGAGGATGAAAAATTACACA ATATATGCCGTTTCAATTACAATTCGTATTGTG CTTGGTTTCATGCTTCTTGCTCTCATTTGGGAGTTTGACTTCCCACCTTTTATGGTGCTTATTATTGCTATTCTTAATGACG GTACCATTATGACAATATCTAAGGATAGAGTGAAACCATCTCCTCTGCCGGACAGCTGGAAACTGTCTGAGATTTTTACGACTGGCATTGTTCTTGGTAGTTACCTGGCAATGATGACCGTCATATTCTTTTGGGCTGCATATAAAACAGACTTTTTCCCA AGGGTATTTGGTGTATCAACCTTGGAGAAAACAGCTCATGATGACTTCAGAAAGCTTGCATCAGCAATATACTTGCAAGTGAGCACTATAAGTCAAGCTCTAATATTCGTGACAAGATCTCGGAGTTGGTCTTTTGTTGAACGCCCTGGAATATTACTTGTAGTGGCTTTTGTGATTGCTCAACTG GTTGCTACTCTGATTGCAGTCTATGCAAGCTGGAGCTTTGCTGCAATAGAAGGCATTGGTTGGGGTTGGGCTGGAGTGATTTGGCTATATAACATTATCTTTTACTTTCCTCTCGACTTGATCAAGTTCTTTATACGCTATGCTTTAAGTGGGAGGGCTTGGGATCTCGTTATTGAACAAAGG ATTGCTTTCACAAGGCAAAAGGATTTCGGAAAAGAACAACGTGAGCTTCAATGGGCACACGCACAGAGAACATTGCATGGGTTACAGCCACCAGACACCAAGATGTTCACAGAACGAACCCATTTCACGGAACTCAACCAGATGGCTGAAGAAGCAAAAAGGAGAGCTGAAATTGCAAG ACTAAGGGAACTTCATACGCTCAAGGGTCACGTAGAATCAGTGGTAAGATTGAAGGGACTTGACATAGACACAATTCAACAAGCATACACAGTTTGA
- the LOC136200643 gene encoding protein NRT1/ PTR FAMILY 2.11-like encodes MGKIDTVRTMLNDKTEETSMEVHESNYRGWKAMPFIIGNETFEKLGALGTLANLLIYLTTVFNMKSITAATIVNVFNGTTNFGTLVGAYLCDTYFGRYNTLAFSTVMSFLGLLAIDLTAAVSKLHPPHCAKDSPICQGPTPGQLAFLMAAFGLMIIGAGGVRPCNLAFGADQFNPKTESGKRGINSFFNWYFFTFTFAQMISLTLIVYVQSNVSWAIGLAIPAILMLIACLVFFMGSKIYVKVKATGSPMTSVAQVIAVSIKKRRLKPVDQPWLTLFNHIPLNSINVKLPYTNQFRFLDKAAIKTDEDETNLDGSPRDPWKLCSMQQVEEVKCLMRVLPIWISAVIFYIAIVQQHTYAVFQAVQSDRRLGNSEFQIPAASYTVFLMLSLSIFIPVYDRILVPFMQRLTGKEGGITILQRIGIGILLSVITMIVSAVIEERRRTIALNKPTLGIAARRGDISSMSSLWLIIQLAIAGLAEAFGSIGLVEFYYKQFPENMRSIAGSLFFCGMAGASYVSSLLITIVHKTTEGSANGNWLSEDLNKGRLDYYYYMIAVIGAFNFAYFLVCANWFKYKGGEDGSAHTIEITTQSKQSEKVSA; translated from the exons atGGGAAAGATAGACACAGTGAGAACAATGCTTAATGACAAAACTGAAGAAACAAGCATGGAGGTTCATGAGAGTAATTACAGAGGGTGGAAAGCCATGCCCTTTATCATAG GAAATGAAACATTTGAGAAGCTAGGAGCTCTTGGAACATTGGCCAATCTGTTGATATATCTAACAACTGTATTCAACATGAAGAGCATAACAGCAGCAACTATTGTCAATGTCTTCAATGGTACCACCAATTTTGGTACTTTGGTTGGTGCCTACCTTTGTGACACTTACTTTGGTCGATATAACACCTTGGCGTTTTCTACTGTTATGTCTTTTCTG GGATTGCTTGCAATTGACTTAACAGCAGCAGTCTCTAAGTTGCACCCTCCCCATTGTGCAAAAGACAGCCCAATTTGCCAAGGGCCAACACCAGGTCAACTTGCATTTCTAATGGCAGCATTTGGGCTAATGATAATAGGAGCTGGTGGAGTTCGCCCGTGTAACTTAGCATTTGGTGCTGACCAATTTAACCCAAAAACAGAATCTGGAAAGAGGGGTATAAACAGCTTTTTCAATTGGTACTTCTTCACTTTCACATTTGCTCAGATGATATCTTTGACACTCATTGTCTATGTTCAATCCAATGTTAGCTGGGCTATTGGTTTAGCAATTCCAGCAATCCTAATGCTCATTGCTTGCTTAGTTTTCTTCATGGGTTCCAAAATATATGTCAAAGTGAAAGCCACTGGCAGTCCAATGACCAGTGTAGCACAGGTTATAGCTGTTTCTATCAAGAAAAGGCGGTTGAAACCGGTGGATCAACCCTGGCTCACCCTTTTCAATCACATTCCTCTTAACTCTATCAATGTCAAACTTCCTTACACAAATCAGTTCAG ATTCCTTGACAAAGCAGCAATTAAGACTGATGAGGATGAAACAAATCTGGACGGATCACCGCGTGATCCGTGGAAACTTTGCAGTATGCAGCAGGTGGAAGAAGTGAAATGCCTAATGAGAGTGCTGCCAATATGGATATCAGCTGTTATTTTCTACATTGCAATAGTCCAACAGCACACTTATGCAGTTTTCCAAGCAGTTCAAAGCGACCGACGCCTAGGAAACAGCGAATTCCAGATTCCAGCTGCATCCTATACTGTCTTCTTGATGCTAAGTTTGTCCATCTTCATACCTGTCTACGACAGAATCCTCGTCCCGTTTATGCAGAGACTTACAGGAAAAGAAGGAGGCATCACAATTCTTCAGAGAATTGGAATTGGCATACTTCTATCTGTAATAACAATGATAGTCTCTGCAGTGATTGAAGAGCGGCGAAGGACTATAGCTCTTAACAAGCCAACACTAGGAATTGCAGCAAGAAGGGGTGATATTTCATCTATGTCCAGTTTATGGTTGATAATTCAGCTAGCAATAGCTGGATTAGCGGAGGCATTCGGTTCGATAGGCCTGGTTGAATTCTACTACAAGCAATTTCCTGAGAACATGAGAAGCATAGCAGGGTCACTGTTTTTTTGTGGTATGGCGGGAGCAAGTTATGTAAGCAGTTTGTTGATAACTATAGTCCATAAAACAACAGAAGGATCTGCAAATGGAAACTGGTTATCAGAAGATCTTAATAAGGGGAGACTTGACTATTACTATTATATGATAGCTGTTATTGGAGCCTTCAACTTTGCCTACTTTTTAGTATGTGCAAATTGGTTCAAATACAAAGGAGGAGAGGATGGTTCTGCACATACAATTGAAATCACAACGCAGTCTAAGCAATCTGAAAAGGTTTCTGCTTAA